Proteins encoded by one window of Dioscorea cayenensis subsp. rotundata cultivar TDr96_F1 chromosome 6, TDr96_F1_v2_PseudoChromosome.rev07_lg8_w22 25.fasta, whole genome shotgun sequence:
- the LOC120263804 gene encoding uncharacterized protein LOC120263804, with product MACINMYTPSTSTSTSTSTSQDQQQQQNQGGGGGNGNSGISMSPRISFSSDFILDKPIPSSSSSPATPGNPDFEFAVGTRPMMAADELFFKGRLLPLRHGHGHGGAPPRPTTTLRDELRSGSGADDVASRPKPCPPKWKGLLGLKKVGGHYGNKKHVDKSDHVGAASSFKFASSTQEVLEEEEED from the exons ATGGCATGCATTAACATGTATACTCCTAGTACTTCTACTAGCACTAGCACTAGCACTAGTCAagaccaacaacaacaacaaaaccaaggtggtggtggtggtaatGGTAATAGTGGTATATCCATGAGCCCAAGAATCTCTTTCTCTAGTGACTTCATCTTGGATAAACCCatcccttcttcttcctcatctccGGCCACTCCCGGCAACCCTGACTTTGAGTTTGCCGTTGGCACCCGCCCTATGATGGCCGCCGATGAGCTCTTCTTTAAAGGCAGGTTGCTTCCTCTTCGTCATGGTCATGGTCATGGTGGTGCCCCTCCTCGTCCGACCACCACCCTTCGTGATGAGCTCCGTTCCGGCTCCGGCGCCGATGATGTTGCTTCAAGGCCTAAGCCTTGTCCTCCCAAGTGGAAGGGCCTTCTTGGCCTTAAGAAAGTTGGTGGGCATTATGGGAATAAAAAACATGTTGATAAGAGTGATCACGTTGGTGCTGCTTCTTCCTTTAAGTTTGCTTCTTCTACACAG GAGGTgttggaggaggaggaggaggattgA